From the genome of Chlorocebus sabaeus isolate Y175 chromosome 2, mChlSab1.0.hap1, whole genome shotgun sequence, one region includes:
- the DEFB123 gene encoding beta-defensin 123 yields the protein MKLLLLTLTVLLLLSQLTPGDTQRCWNLYGKCRHRCSRKERVYVYCLNNKMCCVKPKYQPKEKWGPF from the exons ATGAAGCTCCTTTTGCTGACTTTGACTGTGCTGCTGCTCTTATCCCAGCTGACTCCAG GTGACACCCAAAGATGCTGGAATCTTTATGGCAAATGCCGTCACAGATGCTCCAGGAAGGAAAGAGTCTATGTTTACTgcctaaataataaaatgtgctgCGTGAAGCCCAAGTACCAGCCAAAAGAAAAGTGGGGGCCATTTTAA